In Spirosoma aureum, a single genomic region encodes these proteins:
- a CDS encoding NAD-dependent epimerase/dehydratase family protein encodes MNIALVTGSAGLIGSEAVAFFADKFDLIIGIDNNMRQYFFGADGSTEWNRNRLSDTYASYKHYTADIREVSQLEPIFREYGTDIKLVLHTAAQPSHDWAAREPFTDFGVNAVGTLNMLEMTRLHSPEAVFIFTSTNKVYGDNPNFLPLIETETRWEIDHSHPYFENGIDEYMSLDHTKHSVFGASKVAADIMVQEYGRYFGMNTGVFRGGCLTGPNHSGAQLHGFLSYLMKCAITGNQYTIFGYKGKQVRDNIHSWDLVNMFWHFYQNPRPGEVYNAGGGRYANCSMLEAIALCEQISGNKMNYQYSETNRSGDHIWYISDLTKFKEHYPGWNWTYDLKETMVQIHDSMAARLSVLK; translated from the coding sequence ATGAATATTGCATTAGTAACAGGCTCGGCTGGACTCATCGGTAGCGAGGCCGTTGCCTTTTTTGCCGATAAATTCGACCTGATCATCGGTATCGATAATAACATGCGCCAGTACTTCTTCGGAGCCGATGGATCGACCGAGTGGAACCGGAATCGCCTGTCTGATACCTACGCTTCCTATAAACATTACACCGCCGATATCCGCGAAGTATCTCAATTGGAGCCTATTTTTCGCGAATATGGCACCGACATTAAATTAGTATTGCACACGGCAGCTCAGCCATCCCATGACTGGGCCGCTCGCGAACCCTTCACCGATTTCGGGGTTAATGCCGTTGGTACACTCAACATGCTTGAGATGACCCGCTTACATAGCCCGGAGGCTGTATTTATCTTTACCTCGACCAATAAAGTCTATGGCGATAACCCCAACTTCCTGCCTCTGATCGAGACCGAAACACGTTGGGAAATTGACCACAGCCATCCTTATTTTGAGAATGGAATCGACGAATACATGAGTCTTGACCACACCAAACACTCCGTTTTTGGTGCTTCTAAAGTGGCGGCTGACATTATGGTGCAGGAATATGGTCGCTATTTTGGGATGAATACAGGCGTTTTCCGGGGTGGTTGCCTGACGGGACCTAACCATTCAGGCGCTCAGTTGCACGGCTTCTTATCCTACCTGATGAAGTGTGCCATTACCGGGAATCAATACACCATATTCGGTTATAAAGGCAAGCAGGTTCGTGATAACATTCATAGCTGGGATCTGGTGAATATGTTCTGGCATTTTTATCAGAATCCGCGTCCAGGCGAAGTATATAACGCAGGTGGAGGCCGTTATGCAAACTGTTCGATGCTGGAAGCCATTGCGTTGTGTGAGCAGATCTCGGGCAACAAGATGAATTATCAGTATTCGGAGACCAACCGCAGTGGCGATCATATCTGGTACATTTCGGATCTAACCAAATTCAAGGAACATTATCCGGGCTGGAACTGGACATATGATTTGAAAGAAACGATGGTGCAGATTCACGACAGCATGGCTGCCCGGTTATCGGTCCTGAAATAA
- a CDS encoding glycoside hydrolase family protein — protein sequence MWTKQGLIYKPDGSQAFSRTHAQVPFGYPMADKLRVYFSTRDENIASAVSFVELNPNNLSEVTYIHNKPCLTKGAVGMFDETGTMPSWFLPVDDEIWLYYTGWNKSETASYRLGIGLAISRDGGLTFQRKYDGPLLDRSIYDQVWAAQPCVIREGDRWRMWYLSCTKIEVINGHPEPFYDVKYAESTDGIKWERTGQVCVGYDEFTDAIGRPTVYKDGNLYKMYFSYRNATNYRTDVQRSYRIGYAESSDGITWERKDERAGIERSAEGWDSLMMDYCHIFPHRDQWVMLYNGNGFGASGFGYATQPTTY from the coding sequence ATGTGGACAAAACAAGGACTCATTTATAAACCCGATGGTTCTCAAGCATTCAGCCGAACGCACGCTCAGGTGCCTTTTGGTTATCCTATGGCTGACAAATTACGTGTCTATTTTTCCACACGTGACGAAAATATAGCGTCCGCTGTATCATTTGTTGAGCTAAATCCCAATAATTTATCCGAAGTAACGTATATTCATAATAAGCCCTGCTTAACAAAAGGTGCCGTTGGCATGTTTGATGAAACAGGCACGATGCCTTCCTGGTTTTTGCCCGTAGATGACGAAATCTGGCTGTATTATACAGGATGGAATAAGAGCGAAACTGCGAGCTATCGCCTGGGTATAGGTCTGGCTATCAGTCGCGATGGTGGTCTGACATTCCAGCGAAAATACGATGGGCCTTTACTTGACCGTTCTATTTACGATCAGGTATGGGCCGCCCAACCCTGTGTAATCCGTGAAGGTGACCGATGGCGGATGTGGTATCTTTCCTGTACCAAAATTGAGGTTATCAACGGTCACCCTGAACCATTTTATGATGTAAAGTACGCCGAGTCGACGGATGGTATCAAGTGGGAGCGCACAGGACAGGTGTGCGTTGGCTACGACGAGTTTACAGATGCGATCGGGCGTCCGACGGTTTACAAAGACGGAAATTTGTACAAAATGTATTTTTCGTACCGAAACGCGACCAATTACCGTACCGATGTGCAGCGTAGTTACCGTATCGGTTATGCCGAATCCAGCGACGGTATTACGTGGGAACGTAAGGATGAACGGGCAGGTATTGAACGTTCTGCAGAGGGCTGGGATTCACTTATGATGGATTATTGCCATATTTTTCCACATCGTGACCAATGGGTTATGTTGTATAATGGTAATGGCTTTGGTGCATCAGGATTTGGGTATGCAACTCAGCCTACCACATACTAA
- a CDS encoding glycosyltransferase family 2 protein, which produces MVKVSVLIITYNQHKFIRAAIDSALAQQTTFPIEILVGDDFSTDGTREIIQEYERKHPGLIIGVLHPYNMGKNGGINCLETLKLAKGEYYALMDGDDYWTDPLKLQKQADLLDAHPDYSTVFNNALITYEDGSPSHLLNGPVMKPYYTMDDLIGEDEIWFMATSSTMFRNNIKEYPAWFRESSSGDIPRLILKAKLGKIGYIPDVMSVYRKNRGGASFADNYADETFLRNRIQMYSDINRELDYRYDRVLRRNIARYYRMMLDAKQYKNSYFRRAQLALKYLYLGKPDWQKTKDVIRNYIVPQPLAKLYSTIRLLPHR; this is translated from the coding sequence ATGGTTAAAGTCAGTGTTCTGATTATTACTTACAATCAGCATAAATTTATTCGTGCCGCTATTGATAGTGCGCTCGCACAGCAGACGACATTTCCTATTGAAATTTTAGTTGGTGATGACTTCTCAACGGATGGGACACGGGAGATTATTCAGGAATACGAACGGAAGCATCCTGGCTTAATTATTGGTGTTTTGCACCCCTATAATATGGGGAAAAACGGAGGAATAAACTGTCTTGAAACACTGAAATTAGCTAAAGGTGAGTACTATGCCTTGATGGATGGGGACGATTATTGGACTGATCCACTCAAGCTTCAGAAACAGGCCGACTTACTGGACGCACATCCTGACTATTCGACGGTTTTTAATAACGCGCTCATTACGTACGAAGACGGATCGCCTTCCCATTTACTGAATGGCCCTGTTATGAAGCCATACTATACAATGGACGATCTGATTGGTGAAGACGAAATCTGGTTTATGGCTACCTCCAGCACCATGTTTCGGAACAACATTAAGGAATATCCTGCCTGGTTTCGGGAGTCGTCGAGTGGCGATATTCCAAGACTGATCCTGAAGGCTAAACTTGGGAAAATTGGTTATATTCCCGATGTGATGTCGGTTTATCGTAAAAACCGGGGAGGAGCCAGCTTTGCAGATAACTATGCTGATGAGACATTTCTGCGGAATCGTATCCAAATGTATAGCGATATTAACCGGGAACTGGATTATCGATACGACCGTGTTTTACGCCGGAACATTGCCCGGTATTACCGGATGATGCTCGATGCAAAACAGTATAAAAACAGTTATTTTCGTCGTGCTCAACTGGCCTTGAAATATCTTTACTTAGGAAAACCCGACTGGCAAAAGACGAAAGATGTAATTCGGAATTATATTGTTCCTCAGCCGCTGGCAAAACTATACAGTACAATTCGGTTATTACCACATCGGTAA